The Streptomyces sp. NBC_00440 genome contains a region encoding:
- a CDS encoding GNAT family N-acetyltransferase: MTEPGPVSWPPAPIRTERLVLREPEARDRAACIELFTSPEVGAFIGGPRPRDELERTVPETPGGRPGLFVIELDGAMIGTIELNRRDAAHRSQVRPDAGESELGYLFLPEAWGRGYAFEACTAALGWFAGALPGEPVVLCTQTANDRSMRLAAKLGFTEVQRYEEWGAEQWFGVWSPVTPSG; the protein is encoded by the coding sequence ATGACTGAACCAGGGCCTGTCAGCTGGCCACCTGCCCCGATCAGGACCGAGCGGCTCGTGCTCCGGGAGCCCGAGGCCCGGGACCGTGCGGCGTGCATCGAGCTGTTCACCTCGCCGGAGGTGGGCGCCTTCATAGGCGGGCCTCGGCCGCGTGATGAGCTGGAACGCACAGTGCCCGAGACGCCCGGGGGGCGCCCCGGCCTTTTCGTGATCGAGCTCGACGGAGCGATGATCGGCACCATCGAACTCAACCGGCGCGACGCCGCGCACCGGAGTCAAGTCCGTCCGGATGCCGGAGAGTCCGAGCTCGGCTACCTGTTCCTGCCGGAGGCGTGGGGGCGCGGGTACGCCTTCGAGGCGTGCACGGCTGCGCTCGGCTGGTTCGCCGGCGCGCTACCCGGCGAGCCGGTGGTGCTCTGCACCCAGACCGCCAACGACCGCTCGATGCGCCTCGCGGCGAAGCTGGGCTTCACCGAGGTGCAACGGTACGAGGAGTGGGGCGCCGAGCAGTGGTTCGGCGTGTGGTCCCCGGTCACGCCGTCCGGTTGA
- a CDS encoding nuclear transport factor 2 family protein, giving the protein MRDVKEPPVTGQDTIAALVQRIETLEAEADIRRLQTRYMFLCDTPCPEFGVRDDSHRIDLIMELYAEDAVWEGVGEYYDGQFGRAEGAARIRAHFERFWGEKRDPELLLNAHYVTSEQIHVDGAEATGQWIHMQPWLFADGTALLRSSRLNNAFRRIDGTWRITRTRTENVFVAPLPPHFTGDFPSASVLMRP; this is encoded by the coding sequence GTGCGAGACGTGAAGGAGCCACCGGTGACCGGCCAGGACACGATTGCCGCGCTTGTACAGCGCATCGAGACACTGGAGGCCGAGGCCGATATCCGCCGGCTCCAGACGCGCTATATGTTCCTGTGCGACACGCCCTGCCCCGAGTTCGGCGTGCGGGACGACAGCCACCGTATCGACCTGATCATGGAGCTGTACGCGGAGGACGCCGTATGGGAGGGCGTCGGCGAGTACTACGACGGCCAGTTCGGCCGCGCCGAGGGGGCCGCCCGGATACGCGCCCACTTCGAAAGGTTCTGGGGTGAGAAGCGGGACCCCGAACTCCTGCTGAACGCCCACTATGTGACGTCGGAACAGATTCATGTCGACGGGGCCGAGGCCACGGGCCAGTGGATCCACATGCAGCCGTGGCTCTTCGCCGACGGCACCGCGCTGCTGCGGTCGAGCCGTCTCAACAACGCCTTCCGGCGCATCGACGGCACATGGCGGATCACCCGGACCCGGACCGAGAACGTGTTCGTCGCGCCGCTGCCGCCGCACTTCACCGGTGACTTCCCGTCCGCCTCCGTGCTGATGCGGCCGTAG
- a CDS encoding amidase: MSLWHPWSLRELVRDLAAGRTTATAALERSRARIAATEPEVMAWVGQAGDPDGIATSGPLAGTPFGVKDIIDVAGRPTRCGSALRADDAPARADAPIVRAWRDAGATVVGKTVTTEFAYFAPGPTRNPAAPGHTPGGSSSGSAAAVACGHVPLAIGSQTAGSVTRPASYCGVASLVMTHGRFPLDGVVGLSPSFDSHGFYAAGATDLAVAWEALTGSGPAPSGPAAPPRVLLWTAGPIGGLSDDMRQALETAGKRLAAAGAEVEAFPEERLIADVTAAHPVIMAYEAARERAAERAVTDRLSAPLALLFRDGAATSDADLAAARSTVAAARPRMAALLASYDVIVGPAALGSAPAGLDATGDPVLSRAWQALGLPVVTVPGLYDTAGLPLGIQAVGPAHGESGLLARSAWIEAVLS, encoded by the coding sequence ATGAGTCTGTGGCACCCCTGGTCGCTGCGGGAGCTGGTACGGGACCTCGCCGCCGGGCGGACCACCGCGACGGCCGCGCTGGAGCGGTCCCGCGCCCGCATCGCCGCGACAGAACCGGAGGTCATGGCCTGGGTAGGCCAGGCGGGCGACCCGGACGGCATCGCCACGTCCGGGCCGCTGGCGGGCACCCCGTTCGGTGTCAAGGACATCATCGACGTCGCCGGCCGGCCCACCCGCTGCGGCTCGGCACTGCGCGCTGACGACGCTCCCGCAAGGGCGGACGCACCGATCGTCCGGGCCTGGCGCGACGCCGGAGCCACCGTCGTCGGGAAGACCGTCACCACCGAGTTCGCATACTTCGCCCCTGGCCCGACCCGTAACCCCGCCGCCCCGGGGCACACTCCAGGCGGCTCGTCCAGCGGTTCGGCCGCCGCGGTCGCCTGCGGTCACGTCCCGCTCGCCATCGGCTCCCAGACCGCCGGATCAGTCACCCGCCCGGCCTCGTACTGCGGTGTCGCGTCGCTGGTCATGACGCACGGACGGTTCCCCCTCGACGGTGTGGTCGGCCTCAGCCCCAGTTTCGACAGCCACGGGTTCTACGCGGCGGGCGCGACCGACCTCGCGGTCGCCTGGGAAGCCCTCACCGGCAGTGGCCCCGCGCCCTCCGGCCCCGCGGCGCCGCCCCGCGTACTGCTGTGGACGGCGGGTCCGATCGGCGGGCTGAGCGACGACATGCGGCAGGCGCTTGAGACAGCCGGCAAGCGGCTGGCTGCCGCGGGTGCCGAGGTGGAGGCCTTTCCCGAGGAGCGGCTCATCGCCGACGTGACGGCCGCGCATCCCGTGATCATGGCGTACGAGGCCGCACGCGAACGCGCCGCCGAACGCGCCGTCACCGACCGGCTGAGCGCGCCGCTGGCCCTGTTGTTCCGCGACGGCGCCGCGACTTCGGACGCCGATCTCGCGGCCGCCCGCAGCACTGTCGCAGCGGCCCGTCCCAGGATGGCCGCACTGCTGGCGTCCTATGACGTCATCGTCGGACCGGCCGCCCTGGGCTCCGCCCCGGCCGGGCTGGACGCCACCGGAGACCCCGTGCTCAGCAGGGCCTGGCAGGCGCTGGGCCTGCCCGTTGTGACGGTGCCCGGGCTGTATGACACGGCAGGGCTGCCACTCGGAATTCAGGCGGTCGGCCCGGCGCACGGCGAATCCGGCCTGCTGGCCAGGAGCGCCTGGATCGAGGCGGTGCTGTCCTGA
- a CDS encoding APC family permease — MSARPPAADRAREAPGRPQSPGAAHEKGAGLSAGRIGTFDLVFFVVAAAAPLTVLAGVAPVVIGIGGPGAPLGYLISGALLVLFAAGFTAMSLHVRNAGAFYAYVARGLGRTTGVGIAYVAVVSYNLITPGVAAAVGYFAAGSVHDATGADIPWWMLSAVCVLVVGVLGWLRVTLGAKVLGIALILEVASLLVMDGGILGGRGTAALDLRSFDPSTLATGGIAGMFVIVIGAFTGFEATAIYAEEARDPGRTVPRATFIAIGFLAVFYSVGVWLIMGAFGTDQAVALARGAAGPELTFKAGELYVGTWLADTMHALLIVSAFAATLAFHNAAARYLYALGREGLLPRRLGIASARHGSPGVAVGAQTVFNLLVILAGAALAADPFSEVFIWTNGTAVLGIMVMQALAALAVWAFFRRDRRGMPALRVVWCPLIAFAGLTLLAVLAVLHFGLLTGAPDAVNMALLAPLPVALLAGVCVALSIRRRDPERYAQLTNVDVERD, encoded by the coding sequence ATGAGCGCCCGGCCGCCCGCTGCCGACCGCGCACGTGAGGCACCCGGCAGACCTCAGTCCCCCGGCGCCGCCCACGAGAAGGGCGCCGGTCTCTCCGCCGGCCGGATCGGTACGTTCGACCTGGTCTTCTTCGTCGTCGCGGCGGCCGCACCGCTGACCGTGCTGGCCGGTGTGGCGCCCGTCGTGATCGGTATCGGCGGCCCCGGTGCGCCGTTGGGCTATCTGATCTCGGGTGCGCTGCTCGTCCTCTTCGCCGCCGGCTTCACGGCCATGAGCCTGCACGTGCGCAACGCGGGCGCCTTCTACGCCTACGTGGCCCGCGGCCTCGGCCGCACCACAGGTGTCGGAATCGCCTACGTCGCCGTCGTGTCCTACAACCTCATCACGCCCGGAGTGGCAGCGGCCGTCGGCTACTTCGCGGCCGGATCGGTGCACGACGCGACCGGAGCGGACATTCCGTGGTGGATGCTCTCAGCGGTCTGCGTGCTCGTCGTCGGTGTGCTCGGCTGGCTCAGGGTCACGCTCGGCGCCAAGGTCCTCGGTATCGCCCTCATCCTTGAGGTCGCGTCGCTCCTCGTCATGGACGGCGGCATTCTCGGCGGCCGCGGTACCGCCGCACTCGACCTGCGGTCCTTCGACCCGAGCACGCTCGCCACCGGCGGGATCGCCGGGATGTTCGTCATCGTCATCGGTGCGTTCACGGGCTTCGAGGCCACGGCCATCTACGCGGAGGAGGCACGCGACCCGGGCCGCACGGTGCCGCGGGCCACGTTCATCGCCATCGGCTTCCTCGCCGTCTTCTACTCGGTCGGCGTGTGGCTGATCATGGGCGCGTTCGGCACGGACCAGGCCGTGGCGCTGGCCCGTGGCGCGGCCGGCCCCGAACTCACCTTCAAGGCCGGCGAACTGTACGTGGGAACCTGGCTCGCCGACACGATGCACGCCCTCCTCATCGTGAGCGCCTTCGCCGCCACGCTCGCGTTCCACAACGCCGCCGCACGCTATCTGTACGCCCTCGGCCGTGAAGGCCTCCTGCCGCGACGCCTCGGTATAGCCTCGGCACGACACGGCTCCCCAGGGGTCGCGGTGGGCGCCCAGACGGTCTTCAACCTGCTGGTGATCCTGGCCGGTGCCGCACTGGCAGCCGACCCGTTCTCGGAGGTCTTCATCTGGACCAATGGCACCGCTGTCCTCGGCATCATGGTGATGCAGGCGCTGGCCGCCCTCGCGGTGTGGGCCTTCTTCCGCCGGGACCGGCGGGGCATGCCGGCGTTGCGGGTGGTCTGGTGCCCACTGATCGCGTTCGCCGGTCTCACGCTCCTGGCCGTCCTCGCGGTCCTGCACTTCGGCCTTCTGACGGGTGCGCCGGACGCGGTGAACATGGCCCTCCTGGCACCGCTGCCCGTGGCTCTGCTCGCGGGTGTGTGCGTCGCCCTGAGCATCCGGCGAAGGGACCCCGAGCGGTACGCCCAGCTGACGAACGTCGATGTCGAAAGGGACTGA
- a CDS encoding amidohydrolase family protein has protein sequence MSQPADAPPVPIAPEVLRNATLPGGRRADIHLADGRVKAVTDPAVSGRSAAPEPAGVDVGGALVLPALVDGHAHLDKTLFGAPWQPHRDSAGLREQIANERALRASADVPVADRAAALAHRMVSLGTGHVRSHVDIDPDVRLDGLHALLEVREKFRDRLGIQLVAFPQSGVVSSPGVADLLDAALAEGADLIGGLDPAGFDGDVDGQLDIVFALAERHGAGIDIHLHDGGVTGTRQLRAIAERTAALGLGGTVTVSHAYALGAVEGPELDRTATALATAGVAIMTNGPRTSMPPVLRLHEHGVRVFAGSDNIRDTWWPYGTADMLERATIIGLQGDLMTDDELHLAASMVTDRAAAALGLAGYGLAPGCRADLVVVAAGGVPEAVAAHPRRLLVLHGGQVVGPAPEADFPSFAVPGGSSSTPRAPLAGPGGAAAPRGAR, from the coding sequence GTGTCGCAACCCGCCGACGCCCCGCCGGTACCGATCGCCCCCGAGGTCCTCAGGAACGCCACCCTGCCCGGCGGCCGGCGTGCCGACATCCATCTCGCCGACGGCCGTGTCAAGGCCGTGACGGACCCGGCTGTCTCCGGCAGGTCGGCCGCCCCCGAGCCCGCCGGTGTCGACGTCGGGGGCGCACTCGTCCTGCCCGCGCTCGTCGACGGCCACGCCCACCTGGACAAGACACTGTTCGGCGCACCCTGGCAGCCGCACCGCGACTCGGCAGGCCTGCGGGAACAGATCGCGAACGAACGGGCCCTGCGCGCCTCGGCCGACGTCCCCGTGGCGGACCGGGCCGCGGCCCTGGCGCATCGCATGGTGTCCCTCGGCACCGGCCATGTGCGCTCCCACGTCGACATCGACCCCGACGTGCGCCTGGACGGACTGCACGCGCTGCTTGAGGTGCGGGAGAAGTTCCGTGACCGGCTGGGGATCCAGCTCGTGGCGTTTCCGCAGAGCGGCGTGGTCAGCTCCCCGGGTGTCGCCGACCTCCTCGATGCGGCCCTCGCGGAGGGCGCCGACCTCATCGGCGGGCTCGATCCGGCCGGCTTCGACGGTGACGTGGACGGGCAGCTCGACATCGTCTTCGCACTGGCCGAGCGGCACGGCGCCGGGATCGACATCCATCTGCACGACGGCGGCGTGACCGGCACCCGGCAGTTGCGCGCCATCGCGGAACGGACGGCGGCGCTCGGCCTCGGCGGGACAGTCACCGTCAGCCACGCCTACGCCCTCGGTGCGGTCGAAGGACCCGAACTGGACCGCACCGCCACCGCCCTGGCCACGGCCGGTGTGGCGATCATGACGAACGGGCCCCGGACTTCCATGCCGCCCGTCCTGCGCCTGCACGAGCACGGCGTCCGCGTCTTCGCCGGATCCGACAACATCCGCGACACCTGGTGGCCCTACGGCACGGCGGACATGCTCGAACGCGCCACCATCATCGGGCTGCAGGGCGACCTCATGACGGACGACGAGCTGCACCTCGCGGCCTCGATGGTCACCGACCGGGCCGCCGCGGCCCTCGGGCTCGCCGGCTACGGCCTTGCCCCCGGCTGCCGCGCCGATCTCGTCGTCGTCGCCGCCGGCGGAGTCCCGGAGGCCGTCGCGGCCCACCCGCGACGCCTACTGGTCCTGCACGGCGGACAGGTCGTCGGCCCCGCACCCGAGGCGGACTTCCCCTCGTTCGCCGTACCGGGCGGCTCATCGTCCACGCCCCGCGCTCCGCTTGCCGGCCCGGGCGGCGCCGCTGCCCCGCGGGGGGCCCGATGA
- a CDS encoding GntR family transcriptional regulator, with the protein MTIRPGRRPTIGETHQSLRERVYAELRERIIEGTYAAGLRLVERDLAEQLGVSRIPLREAMQRLERDGFLTVQARRGSVVTEFGAQDAAYLFDVRESLEGLAAGLAARHATPAQLRTMESLLTRGRTAADAGRLRQAVTCNADFHQQIVEASGNPLLQELMAPLDARLRRLFHLTSDLDDGDPMCGEHERLYEAIRDHDAPRSEEVARRHVAGTRDSALRYFSAAGARSAAEDRSGDADAGPVAGPV; encoded by the coding sequence ATGACCATCCGCCCCGGCCGCCGCCCCACGATCGGCGAGACCCATCAGTCCCTGCGTGAACGGGTCTACGCGGAACTCCGGGAGCGGATCATCGAGGGAACGTACGCGGCCGGGCTGCGACTGGTGGAGCGCGACCTCGCAGAACAGCTCGGCGTCTCCCGCATTCCGCTGAGAGAGGCCATGCAGCGGCTGGAGCGGGACGGCTTCCTCACCGTGCAGGCCCGGCGGGGCTCCGTGGTCACGGAGTTCGGCGCGCAGGACGCCGCGTACCTCTTCGACGTCCGCGAAAGCCTGGAGGGCCTGGCGGCGGGACTCGCCGCGCGCCATGCGACGCCCGCCCAGCTGCGCACGATGGAGAGCCTCCTGACCCGAGGCCGCACAGCCGCCGACGCGGGCCGGCTCCGCCAGGCCGTCACCTGCAACGCCGACTTCCACCAGCAGATCGTCGAGGCGTCGGGAAACCCCCTCCTCCAGGAACTGATGGCGCCCCTGGACGCCCGCCTGCGCCGCCTCTTCCACCTGACATCCGACCTCGACGACGGCGATCCCATGTGCGGCGAACACGAGCGCCTGTACGAGGCGATCCGCGACCACGACGCACCCCGCTCGGAGGAAGTGGCCAGGCGCCACGTGGCAGGCACCCGCGATTCGGCCCTGCGCTACTTCTCCGCCGCGGGTGCGCGGAGCGCGGCGGAGGACAGATCGGGTGACGCCGACGCGGGGCCGGTCGCAGGCCCAGTCTGA
- a CDS encoding response regulator transcription factor, with product MTANGSLADGPAHDSVVYIVDDDQELCASLAWLLESVHIRSVCFPGVSAFLQSYDPQQPACLVLDVRMPEASGFELQDMLNRTGSAVPIIFVSAHGDIRMSVRALQHGAVDFLEKPYDPQHMLDVVQKTLRTARERFARSARESELRARLDSLTDRELQILGLVADGLPSKSIASRLGISVKTVDVHRTRIREKAGAVSITTLVRDVLQAGLELPSR from the coding sequence GTGACAGCGAACGGCAGCCTTGCGGACGGGCCGGCGCACGACAGCGTCGTCTACATCGTCGACGACGACCAGGAGCTGTGCGCGTCACTGGCCTGGCTTCTGGAATCGGTGCACATCAGGTCGGTCTGTTTTCCCGGCGTGAGCGCGTTCCTCCAGTCCTACGACCCGCAGCAGCCGGCCTGCCTCGTGCTGGATGTGCGCATGCCCGAGGCCAGTGGCTTCGAACTGCAGGACATGCTGAACCGGACCGGCTCGGCCGTCCCGATCATCTTCGTCTCCGCGCACGGCGACATCAGGATGTCGGTACGGGCCCTGCAGCACGGCGCCGTCGACTTCCTGGAGAAGCCCTACGATCCGCAGCACATGCTCGACGTCGTACAGAAGACGCTGCGGACGGCACGGGAGAGGTTCGCCCGCTCGGCCCGGGAAAGCGAGCTCCGGGCACGTCTGGACAGCCTGACCGATCGCGAGCTGCAGATCCTTGGGCTGGTCGCCGACGGTCTGCCGAGCAAGAGCATCGCGTCCCGGCTCGGGATCAGCGTGAAGACCGTCGACGTACACCGGACGCGGATACGCGAGAAGGCAGGGGCGGTGAGCATCACCACCCTCGTCCGGGACGTGCTCCAGGCCGGGCTGGAGCTGCCGTCGCGCTGA
- a CDS encoding PAS domain S-box protein → MHEQPVSLDFSRLFAALQCCVLVHDSVSKDILWANPAACDVLGFTLDELKPLKAPDMSSNAHQYAREIGVDWLQRAADHGSSSIEWCYRSKAGENILTEAIAFRVELAQGPVVMVQFRDIAAEQATRLDLLRTESRLQTFLRNLDEGIVVLDDDARVLYASSSAGSLLHLEAEQLTGGDFTRFCDEESAAALREVLAMTERDGPPTDGQYRLRTADGRKRWFAGRWQYIDIESDLRGLLLLFHDITDRVQVEEEHRRDAQYLNYLARYNAMGDMAMAIAHEVSQPIAAAHNFVAGVRGRLGGGADHEALDWGLKNATLQIDRAAQILSSLRQYVVRLEQSEQLIDLNDIVTDCLYFIDVRARQSEVAVAWLPSTDPLPVRCDKVLIGQVVMNLAFNAIEEMTRWPADRRSVTVSTARNGSLAELTVRDLGQGLTAFPDGLIFDGAFTSKENGSGIGLALSHRIITRHHGTIHAAENSPRGAAFSFALPLLSE, encoded by the coding sequence GTGCATGAGCAGCCCGTTTCCCTGGACTTCAGCAGGCTCTTCGCGGCCCTCCAGTGCTGCGTTCTGGTGCACGACTCGGTCAGCAAGGACATCCTCTGGGCCAATCCCGCCGCGTGTGACGTGCTCGGCTTCACCCTCGACGAACTGAAGCCGCTCAAGGCACCCGACATGAGTTCCAACGCGCACCAGTACGCCCGTGAGATCGGCGTCGACTGGCTGCAACGGGCCGCCGACCACGGCAGCAGCTCCATCGAGTGGTGCTACCGGTCCAAGGCCGGTGAGAACATCCTCACCGAGGCGATCGCCTTCCGGGTGGAACTGGCGCAGGGCCCTGTGGTGATGGTCCAGTTCCGCGACATCGCGGCGGAGCAGGCGACCCGCCTGGACCTGCTGCGGACCGAGAGCCGACTGCAGACCTTCCTGCGGAATCTCGACGAGGGCATCGTGGTGCTCGACGACGACGCCCGTGTGCTGTACGCGAGTTCATCGGCGGGCTCCCTGCTGCATCTGGAGGCCGAGCAGCTCACCGGAGGTGACTTCACCCGCTTCTGCGACGAGGAGTCCGCCGCCGCGTTGCGCGAGGTACTCGCCATGACGGAGCGGGACGGCCCGCCCACGGACGGGCAGTACCGGCTCCGCACCGCCGACGGCCGGAAACGCTGGTTCGCGGGCCGCTGGCAGTACATCGACATCGAGAGCGATCTGCGCGGCCTGCTCCTCCTCTTCCACGACATCACCGACCGCGTCCAGGTGGAGGAGGAGCACCGCCGGGACGCCCAGTACCTCAACTACCTGGCCCGCTACAACGCCATGGGCGACATGGCGATGGCCATCGCCCACGAGGTGAGTCAGCCGATCGCCGCCGCGCACAACTTCGTCGCGGGCGTACGCGGGCGTCTGGGCGGCGGCGCCGACCACGAAGCGCTCGACTGGGGCCTCAAGAACGCCACCCTCCAGATCGACCGAGCGGCACAGATCCTTTCGAGCCTGCGGCAGTACGTCGTACGGCTGGAACAGTCGGAACAGCTCATCGATCTCAATGACATCGTCACCGACTGCCTCTACTTCATCGACGTCAGAGCACGCCAGAGCGAGGTGGCCGTCGCCTGGCTGCCCAGCACGGACCCGCTTCCGGTGCGCTGTGACAAGGTCCTGATCGGACAGGTCGTGATGAACCTTGCCTTCAACGCCATCGAGGAAATGACGCGCTGGCCGGCGGATCGCCGGTCGGTGACTGTTTCAACGGCGCGGAACGGCTCCCTGGCCGAACTGACCGTCCGGGATCTCGGGCAAGGTCTTACCGCATTCCCGGACGGCCTGATATTCGATGGCGCATTCACCTCGAAAGAGAACGGAAGCGGCATCGGACTGGCCCTGAGCCATCGCATCATCACGCGCCATCACGGTACGATCCACGCCGCCGAGAATTCCCCCAGGGGCGCGGCGTTCAGCTTCGCTCTGCCGCTGCTCTCCGAGTAA
- a CDS encoding acyl-CoA dehydrogenase family protein, with the protein MPDHSGDRKEFEKVLALVAERRSEFEEHRHVPRDMIAEFKRAGIYRAGVPRRFGGDALPPAVFLDRIERISQVDASAGWVASFGSSLVYLAALPLPTQAELYADGPDVAFAAGLFPVRNAERADGGYRIAGQWKFASGCKGADVLGVGISVGDDHAGRPRTALLDPAQVEIVENWDVLGMRGTGSHDLKVDGVVVPEEWTFVRGGEPTVDEPLYRYPAVAYAAQVLAVVGLGVARSALDLAIARGGRAGYTGAPKPADRATYRIALGKAEAELRSARAFFYETTEEVYASVEAGDPATPGQTSLLRLASAHVAKVSFEVVRSAYQLCGIPAITDGSPMQRYLRDASVVPQHAFLQEGMYDGAGAVLTGVTPFPGYL; encoded by the coding sequence ATGCCGGATCATTCCGGCGACCGGAAGGAATTCGAGAAGGTACTCGCCCTGGTGGCCGAACGGCGGTCCGAGTTCGAAGAACACCGGCATGTGCCGCGCGACATGATCGCCGAGTTCAAGCGGGCCGGCATCTACCGCGCAGGTGTACCGCGACGTTTCGGCGGAGACGCGCTGCCACCGGCCGTGTTCCTCGACCGCATCGAGCGGATCTCGCAGGTCGACGCGTCGGCCGGCTGGGTTGCGAGCTTCGGCTCGTCGCTGGTCTATCTGGCGGCGCTGCCGCTCCCGACGCAGGCGGAACTGTACGCGGACGGCCCGGATGTGGCCTTCGCCGCCGGTCTCTTCCCGGTACGGAACGCCGAGCGCGCGGACGGCGGATACCGGATCGCGGGGCAGTGGAAGTTCGCCAGCGGCTGCAAGGGAGCCGACGTTCTGGGCGTAGGCATCAGCGTCGGCGACGACCACGCCGGACGGCCCCGTACCGCGCTGCTGGACCCCGCCCAGGTCGAGATCGTCGAAAACTGGGACGTCCTGGGTATGCGGGGCACCGGCAGCCACGACCTCAAGGTCGACGGCGTCGTCGTCCCGGAGGAGTGGACGTTCGTCCGCGGCGGCGAACCGACCGTGGACGAACCGCTCTACCGCTATCCGGCCGTCGCCTACGCGGCGCAGGTCCTGGCTGTCGTCGGTCTCGGCGTCGCCCGGTCCGCTCTTGACCTGGCCATCGCCAGAGGAGGCCGGGCCGGCTACACGGGCGCGCCCAAACCCGCCGACCGCGCCACCTATCGCATCGCTCTCGGCAAGGCGGAGGCCGAGCTGCGGTCCGCCCGCGCCTTCTTCTACGAGACGACCGAGGAGGTGTACGCGAGCGTGGAGGCCGGCGACCCGGCGACGCCCGGACAGACCAGCCTGCTGCGCCTCGCGTCGGCCCACGTCGCCAAGGTCTCGTTCGAAGTGGTGCGCTCCGCGTACCAGTTGTGCGGAATTCCCGCCATCACCGACGGCAGCCCCATGCAGCGCTATCTGCGGGATGCCTCTGTCGTCCCGCAGCATGCCTTCCTCCAGGAGGGCATGTACGACGGCGCGGGCGCGGTCCTCACCGGTGTCACGCCTTTCCCCGGCTATCTCTGA
- a CDS encoding aromatic ring-hydroxylating oxygenase subunit alpha produces MTTVPDLPALVGNDRVSGTLYTDPRLFELEMDRIFQKTWVWVAHESEVAEAGDFKTAWVGRLPVIVTRDRKGGVNVLLNRCRHRGASVCELPKGNSNGFTCPYHAWSYALDGRLRGIPYPEGYEGVAEKKDLPLQRLEVGIYAGMIFASFNPDVEPLEDFLGGARLWIDRFMKQGAGYPVKVQGEHKFRFQGNWKIQLENTTDWYHFPIVHRSWMSSVDAETASMLSIMTDETAVTHALGNGHSVAVSVSDHVDFDADDGTEKLQDRFSHIVEELSKDMPPEKVRRIVRAMHGVGFNLNLFPNVAMSMSFFRVLRPLSVNETEIRHVALGLDGGPEIVNRERLRIHEHFQGPFGFGSPDDAEAWSRVQRGVAGGADLPILVNRGLGRETTDDLGQPTSHATDETGMREAYSKWKRMMADDK; encoded by the coding sequence ATGACCACGGTCCCCGATCTCCCGGCGCTCGTCGGGAACGACCGCGTCTCCGGCACGCTGTACACCGATCCCCGGCTGTTCGAGCTGGAGATGGACAGGATCTTCCAGAAGACCTGGGTCTGGGTGGCGCACGAGAGCGAGGTTGCCGAGGCCGGTGACTTCAAGACGGCCTGGGTGGGCCGGCTGCCCGTCATCGTCACTCGTGACCGCAAGGGCGGTGTGAATGTCCTGCTGAACCGCTGCCGGCACCGCGGCGCCAGCGTCTGCGAGCTGCCCAAGGGCAACAGCAACGGCTTCACCTGCCCTTACCACGCCTGGTCGTACGCCCTGGACGGGAGGCTGCGGGGCATTCCCTACCCCGAAGGCTATGAGGGCGTCGCGGAGAAGAAGGATCTGCCGCTGCAGCGCCTCGAAGTGGGCATCTACGCGGGCATGATCTTCGCCAGCTTCAACCCGGACGTCGAGCCTCTGGAGGACTTCCTCGGCGGCGCCCGCCTGTGGATCGACCGGTTCATGAAGCAGGGCGCCGGCTATCCGGTCAAGGTGCAGGGCGAGCACAAGTTCCGTTTCCAGGGCAACTGGAAGATCCAGCTGGAGAACACCACCGACTGGTACCACTTCCCGATCGTGCACCGCTCCTGGATGTCCTCGGTGGACGCCGAGACGGCGAGCATGCTGTCGATCATGACCGACGAGACGGCGGTCACCCATGCGCTGGGCAACGGCCACAGCGTCGCCGTCAGCGTCTCCGACCATGTCGACTTCGATGCCGACGACGGCACGGAGAAGCTCCAGGACCGCTTCAGCCACATCGTTGAGGAACTCTCCAAGGACATGCCACCGGAGAAGGTCCGACGGATCGTCCGTGCGATGCACGGCGTCGGTTTCAACCTGAACCTGTTCCCGAACGTTGCCATGTCGATGTCGTTCTTCCGGGTGCTGCGGCCCCTCTCGGTGAACGAGACGGAGATCCGGCACGTCGCCCTCGGCCTGGACGGTGGTCCGGAGATCGTCAACCGCGAACGGCTCCGCATCCACGAGCACTTCCAGGGCCCGTTCGGGTTCGGCAGTCCCGACGACGCCGAGGCGTGGAGCCGGGTGCAGCGGGGCGTCGCCGGCGGCGCCGACTTGCCGATCCTCGTCAACCGGGGTCTCGGCCGCGAGACAACCGACGACCTCGGGCAGCCCACCTCCCATGCGACGGACGAGACCGGCATGCGGGAGGCGTACAGCAAGTGGAAAAGGATGATGGCCGATGACAAGTGA